Proteins found in one Actinokineospora alba genomic segment:
- a CDS encoding BKACE family enzyme — translation MSTSPGTLITVAPTGAEHAKSDVPNLPVTLDELVATARDCERVGAAMIHIHIRDDDAKPSLDLQRLKDTVAAVRESTNLIVQLSTGGAVTDPEEHRLRVLDAMPDSASCSMGTLNFGDDVFLNRWDFIVELHKRMQDRGIVPEYEIFDLGHLTALRRLLDQHGLPAGGHVHLDLVMGVPGGMPGDTETFAAALRLIPEGATFSATGVGRSTLPILFAALSAGGHVRVGMEDTISYARGERVKDNAQLVARASGLARIAQRPPIKPDDARVLLGVTS, via the coding sequence ATGTCGACATCTCCGGGCACGTTGATCACGGTCGCCCCGACCGGTGCCGAGCACGCCAAATCCGACGTGCCGAACCTGCCGGTCACCCTGGACGAGCTCGTCGCCACCGCGCGCGACTGTGAGCGCGTCGGCGCCGCGATGATCCACATCCACATCCGCGACGACGACGCGAAGCCGTCGTTGGACCTGCAGCGGCTCAAGGACACGGTCGCCGCCGTGCGGGAGAGCACGAACCTCATCGTGCAGCTCTCCACCGGCGGCGCGGTCACCGATCCGGAGGAGCACCGGCTGCGCGTCCTCGACGCGATGCCCGACTCGGCGTCGTGCTCGATGGGCACCCTCAACTTCGGCGACGACGTGTTCCTCAACCGCTGGGACTTCATCGTCGAGCTGCACAAGCGGATGCAGGACCGGGGCATCGTCCCCGAGTACGAGATCTTCGACCTCGGCCACCTGACCGCCCTGCGCAGGCTGCTCGACCAGCACGGCCTGCCCGCGGGCGGCCACGTGCACCTGGACCTGGTCATGGGCGTGCCCGGCGGCATGCCCGGCGACACCGAGACGTTCGCCGCGGCGCTGCGGCTGATCCCCGAGGGCGCGACCTTCTCCGCGACCGGCGTGGGCCGCTCGACCCTGCCGATCCTGTTCGCCGCCCTGTCGGCTGGCGGGCACGTCCGGGTCGGGATGGAAGACACCATCTCCTACGCGCGTGGCGAACGGGTCAAGGACAACGCCCAGTTGGTCGCACGTGCGTCGGGTCTCGCGCGGATCGCCCAGCGTCCGCCGATCAAGCCCGATGACGCGCGAGTGCTGCTCGGGGTGACAAGCTAG
- a CDS encoding asparaginase → MVEVLRSGFVESVHRGSLVVLDPGGEILLALGEVREPVFTRSCNKPLQGLGLLRAGLDLPDDADLAVGCASHSGETEHVEQVLGILGKNGLTESDLGCPPDWPLNQAARNRVIAGGGGKRSAAMNCSGKHAAMLATSVQLGWDVRSYLDPDHPAQAAIADTVAEMTGEDISTIGVDGCGAPLFALTLEGLATGYRRLVLAEPGTRRRRVADAMRAYPHLVGGTDRDDTELMQAIPGVLVKGGAEGVHAMVLADGTSAAMKIDDGAPRPRTPLLVGVLRALGYDAPALADMAEREILGGGVPVGSARLRPGLLDDLG, encoded by the coding sequence CTGGTCGAAGTCCTCCGCTCCGGATTCGTGGAATCCGTGCACCGCGGCTCTTTGGTGGTGCTCGATCCGGGCGGCGAGATCCTCCTTGCCCTGGGCGAGGTCCGCGAACCGGTCTTCACCCGCTCCTGCAACAAGCCCCTGCAGGGCCTCGGCCTGCTCCGCGCCGGCCTGGACCTGCCCGACGACGCCGACCTGGCCGTCGGCTGCGCGTCGCACAGCGGTGAGACCGAGCATGTGGAGCAGGTCCTCGGAATCCTGGGCAAGAACGGCCTGACCGAGTCCGACCTGGGCTGCCCACCCGACTGGCCGCTCAACCAGGCCGCCCGCAACCGGGTGATCGCCGGCGGCGGCGGCAAGCGGTCCGCGGCGATGAACTGCTCGGGCAAACACGCGGCGATGTTGGCCACCAGCGTCCAACTCGGCTGGGATGTCCGGTCGTACCTGGACCCGGACCACCCGGCCCAGGCCGCGATCGCCGACACCGTCGCCGAAATGACCGGCGAGGACATCAGCACCATCGGCGTCGACGGCTGCGGTGCCCCACTGTTCGCGTTGACCTTGGAAGGCCTGGCCACGGGCTACCGCAGGCTGGTCCTCGCCGAACCCGGCACCCGCCGCAGGCGCGTAGCCGACGCGATGCGGGCGTATCCACACCTGGTCGGAGGCACCGACCGCGACGACACGGAACTGATGCAGGCTATCCCCGGCGTCCTGGTCAAGGGCGGCGCGGAAGGCGTGCACGCGATGGTCTTGGCGGACGGCACGTCGGCGGCAATGAAGATCGACGATGGCGCACCACGACCGCGCACTCCGCTGTTGGTGGGCGTCCTACGAGCACTGGGCTACGACGCTCCCGCGCTGGCCGACATGGCCGAACGAGAAATCCTGGGCGGCGGCGTCCCCGTCGGCTCCGCGCGACTGCGCCCAGGCCTGCTCGACGACTTGGGCTGA
- the purF gene encoding amidophosphoribosyltransferase, with protein MVTDQFSTGPVTSDPNIDQPEPEPREECGVFGVWAPGEEVAKLTYYGLYALQHRGQEAAGISVADGAQIVVFKDLGLVSQVFDEQVLSSLRGHVAVGHCRYSTTGSTTWENAQPTFRTTAIGSGLSLGHNGNLVNTAELRDRATELGVATRNGATTDSDLLTGLLAAAAADKGIEQAAMELLPTVRGAYCLVFSDESTLYAARDPHGVRPLVLGRLERGWVVASETAALDIVGASFVREVEPGELIAIDADGLRSSRFATPEPKGCIFEYVYLARPDTTISGRGVHATRVEIGRKLAAEFPAEADLVIPVPESGTPAAIGYAQASGIPYGSGLVKNAYVGRTFIQPSQTIRQLGIRLKLNPLRDVIRGKRLVVVDDSVVRGNTQRALVRMLREAGALEVHVRIASPPVRWPCFYGIDFASRAELVANGLDLDGIRRSIGADSLGYVSLDALVAATEQPKSRLCSACFDGKYPIPLPEDIHIGKHLLEGIEKGVAGSAAPVLTTGYGAEDALRRP; from the coding sequence GTGGTCACCGACCAGTTCTCGACTGGCCCAGTCACATCCGACCCCAACATCGACCAGCCGGAACCTGAGCCCCGCGAAGAATGCGGAGTCTTCGGCGTCTGGGCGCCTGGTGAGGAAGTCGCGAAACTCACCTACTACGGCCTGTACGCGCTGCAGCACCGTGGGCAGGAAGCCGCGGGCATCTCCGTCGCCGACGGCGCGCAGATCGTCGTGTTCAAGGACCTCGGGCTCGTCAGCCAGGTCTTCGACGAGCAGGTCCTGTCCTCCCTTCGCGGCCACGTCGCCGTCGGGCACTGCCGCTACTCGACCACCGGGTCGACCACGTGGGAGAACGCCCAGCCGACGTTCCGGACCACCGCCATCGGCAGCGGTCTGTCCCTGGGCCACAACGGCAACCTGGTCAACACCGCCGAACTGCGCGACCGCGCCACCGAACTGGGCGTCGCCACCCGCAACGGCGCGACGACCGACTCCGACCTGCTGACCGGTCTGCTGGCCGCCGCGGCCGCCGACAAGGGCATCGAGCAGGCCGCCATGGAGCTGCTGCCGACCGTGCGCGGCGCCTACTGCCTGGTCTTCTCCGACGAGTCCACCCTCTACGCCGCCCGCGACCCGCACGGTGTCCGGCCGCTCGTGCTCGGCCGCCTCGAGCGCGGCTGGGTCGTGGCCAGCGAGACCGCCGCCCTCGACATCGTCGGCGCGTCGTTCGTCCGCGAGGTCGAGCCCGGCGAGCTGATCGCGATCGACGCCGACGGGCTGCGCTCATCGCGCTTCGCCACCCCGGAGCCCAAGGGCTGCATCTTCGAGTACGTCTACCTCGCCCGCCCGGACACCACGATCTCCGGCCGCGGCGTGCACGCCACCCGGGTCGAGATCGGCCGCAAGCTGGCCGCCGAGTTCCCGGCCGAGGCCGACCTGGTCATCCCGGTCCCGGAGTCCGGCACCCCGGCCGCGATCGGCTACGCGCAGGCCAGCGGCATCCCGTACGGCTCCGGCCTGGTCAAGAACGCCTACGTCGGCCGGACGTTCATCCAGCCGTCGCAGACCATCCGCCAGCTCGGTATCCGGCTCAAGCTCAACCCGCTGCGCGACGTCATCCGCGGCAAGCGGCTCGTCGTCGTCGACGACTCGGTGGTGCGCGGCAACACCCAGCGCGCGCTGGTCCGGATGCTTCGCGAAGCGGGTGCCCTAGAGGTGCACGTGCGGATCGCGTCGCCGCCCGTGCGCTGGCCCTGCTTCTACGGCATCGACTTCGCCTCCCGCGCCGAGCTCGTCGCCAACGGCCTCGACCTCGACGGCATCCGCCGCTCCATCGGCGCGGACTCGTTGGGCTACGTCTCGCTCGACGCGTTGGTCGCGGCGACCGAGCAGCCCAAGAGCAGGCTCTGCTCGGCCTGCTTCGACGGCAAGTACCCGATCCCGCTGCCGGAGGACATCCACATCGGCAAGCACCTCCTGGAGGGGATCGAGAAGGGCGTCGCGGGCTCCGCTGCCCCGGTCCTCACCACCGGGTACGGTGCCGAGGACGCATTGCGCCGTCCCTGA
- the arfB gene encoding alternative ribosome rescue aminoacyl-tRNA hydrolase ArfB: MAEELVVSGKLVIPATELRERFSRSSGPGGQGVNTADSRVELSFDVERSPSVPDDLRPRLLARLGNRLVDGVVTIAASEYRAQLANRAAARERLATLLRQAAEPPPPARRPTKPSRRAKERRITAKKQRGETKRGRRAPSAE, translated from the coding sequence GTGGCTGAAGAACTGGTGGTGTCCGGAAAGCTGGTGATTCCGGCGACCGAGCTGCGTGAGCGGTTCTCTCGGTCGTCCGGTCCCGGCGGCCAGGGCGTGAACACCGCCGACAGCCGCGTCGAGCTGTCCTTCGACGTCGAGCGCTCGCCGTCGGTCCCCGACGACCTGCGCCCCCGCCTCCTCGCCCGCCTGGGAAACCGGCTGGTCGACGGCGTGGTGACGATCGCCGCCAGCGAATACCGGGCGCAACTCGCCAACCGTGCCGCGGCCCGCGAGCGGCTCGCCACGCTGCTGCGGCAGGCCGCCGAACCGCCACCGCCCGCGCGCAGGCCGACCAAGCCGTCGCGCCGGGCCAAGGAGCGGCGGATCACCGCGAAGAAGCAGCGCGGCGAGACCAAGCGTGGCCGCCGCGCGCCCTCCGCCGAGTGA
- the purM gene encoding phosphoribosylformylglycinamidine cyclo-ligase, with protein MTDTSESQPVSASATYAAAGVSIEAGDEAVEKLKPWAEKAIRPEVMGGIGGFAGLFKLKLDRWKEPILASSTDGVGTKIAVAQALDIHDTVGIDLVAMVVDDLVVCGAEPLFMQDYIAVGKVIPDRVAALVKGISEGCVLAGCALLGGETAEHPGLMADGAYDLSGTGVGVVEADQLLGPDKVRPGDVLIAMASSGLHSNGYSLARHVLLEIGRMPLEGHVEEFGRTLGEEMLEPTRIYAKDCLALCAETEVRTFAHVTGGGLAANLARVIPHGLHADLDRGTWTPKPVFSLIAQRGRVERVEMERTFNMGVGMVAVVAPEDVDRALAVLTARHVPAWVLGDVRPAEDADAPRAVLLGDHPRF; from the coding sequence ATGACTGACACCAGCGAGTCCCAGCCCGTCTCCGCCAGTGCCACTTACGCCGCCGCGGGGGTGAGCATCGAGGCCGGTGATGAGGCCGTCGAGAAGCTCAAGCCGTGGGCGGAGAAGGCGATCCGGCCCGAGGTGATGGGTGGCATCGGCGGTTTCGCCGGGCTGTTCAAGCTCAAGCTCGACCGCTGGAAGGAGCCGATCCTCGCCTCCTCCACCGACGGTGTCGGCACCAAGATCGCGGTCGCCCAGGCCCTCGACATCCACGACACCGTGGGCATCGACCTGGTCGCCATGGTCGTCGACGACCTCGTGGTCTGCGGCGCCGAGCCGCTGTTCATGCAGGACTACATCGCCGTCGGCAAGGTCATCCCCGACCGCGTCGCCGCGCTGGTCAAGGGCATCTCCGAGGGCTGTGTCCTCGCGGGCTGCGCGCTGCTGGGCGGCGAGACCGCCGAGCACCCCGGCCTGATGGCCGACGGCGCCTACGACCTGTCCGGCACCGGTGTCGGCGTCGTCGAGGCCGACCAGCTGCTCGGCCCGGACAAGGTCCGCCCCGGCGACGTGCTGATCGCCATGGCGTCCTCCGGCCTGCACTCCAACGGCTACTCGCTGGCCCGGCACGTCCTGCTGGAGATCGGCCGGATGCCGCTGGAGGGCCACGTCGAGGAGTTCGGCCGCACCCTCGGCGAGGAGATGCTCGAACCTACCCGGATCTACGCCAAGGACTGCCTGGCGCTGTGCGCGGAGACCGAGGTCCGCACCTTCGCCCACGTCACCGGCGGCGGCCTCGCGGCCAACCTGGCCCGGGTCATCCCGCACGGCCTGCACGCCGACCTCGACCGCGGCACCTGGACGCCGAAGCCGGTGTTCTCGCTGATCGCCCAGCGCGGCCGGGTCGAGCGGGTCGAGATGGAGCGCACGTTCAACATGGGCGTCGGCATGGTCGCCGTCGTCGCGCCCGAGGACGTCGACCGGGCGCTGGCGGTCCTCACCGCCCGGCACGTGCCCGCGTGGGTGCTCGGCGATGTCCGCCCCGCCGAGGACGCCGACGCCCCGCGCGCGGTGCTGCTCGGAGATCACCCCAGGTTCTGA
- a CDS encoding SigE family RNA polymerase sigma factor, with amino-acid sequence MSDRDAEFGEYLDSRAVVMRRTAYLLSGGDWHRAEDLVQTTLAKIYVAWPRLNRAGNVDAYARKIMVRTAIDESRRAFRRRENVVGDLPEIGVPPAGVDDAVDVRRALAQLPPGQRAVVVLRYWEDLSVAETAQALGKSEGTIKSQASKGLAALRELLAAGRVALEGSPCPTT; translated from the coding sequence GTGTCCGATCGCGACGCGGAATTCGGGGAATACCTGGACAGCCGTGCCGTCGTCATGCGCCGAACCGCTTACTTGTTGAGCGGGGGCGACTGGCATCGCGCGGAGGACCTTGTGCAGACCACGCTGGCGAAGATCTACGTCGCCTGGCCGCGGCTCAACCGCGCGGGCAACGTCGACGCCTACGCGCGCAAGATCATGGTCCGCACCGCCATCGATGAATCCCGCCGCGCGTTCCGCAGACGCGAGAACGTGGTCGGTGACCTCCCGGAGATCGGCGTCCCACCCGCCGGGGTGGACGACGCCGTCGACGTCCGGCGGGCGCTGGCGCAGCTGCCGCCGGGGCAGCGCGCGGTAGTCGTCCTGCGGTACTGGGAAGACCTCTCCGTCGCGGAGACCGCGCAGGCGCTCGGGAAGAGCGAGGGCACGATCAAGAGCCAGGCGTCCAAGGGACTCGCCGCCCTGCGTGAACTGCTGGCGGCAGGCCGTGTCGCGCTGGAGGGATCACCATGCCCGACGACGTGA
- a CDS encoding RsiG family protein, whose product MIEVRPGGRRRIDRVLSPDYVENLDQLDLVEVRARRDDAAQEETDLSYMRRLLHGRIDIVKAEQKRRATGGSQSVVDQLAAILADNAVGPAMGSGRYQTLEPSRAEAHRRHVEALVSDADLTDVVSLPDERLDLALRTYQAEEASVSQRRRQVQVVMDLLNEQIGSRYRAGSASVDDLLAAERAKREPS is encoded by the coding sequence GTGATCGAAGTCCGCCCCGGTGGGCGCAGGCGCATCGACCGAGTGCTGTCGCCTGACTATGTCGAGAACCTCGACCAGCTAGACCTCGTCGAGGTCCGTGCGCGACGCGACGACGCCGCGCAGGAGGAGACCGACCTCTCCTACATGCGCAGACTGCTCCACGGGCGGATCGACATCGTCAAGGCCGAGCAGAAGCGCCGGGCGACGGGCGGGTCCCAGTCGGTGGTCGACCAACTCGCCGCGATCCTCGCCGACAACGCGGTGGGCCCGGCGATGGGTTCGGGCCGCTACCAGACCTTGGAGCCCTCACGCGCCGAAGCGCACCGCAGGCACGTCGAGGCCCTGGTCTCGGACGCGGACCTGACCGACGTGGTCAGCCTGCCGGACGAGCGCCTCGACCTCGCCCTGCGGACCTACCAGGCCGAAGAGGCCTCGGTGTCGCAGCGGCGGCGCCAGGTGCAGGTGGTGATGGATCTGCTGAACGAGCAGATCGGCAGCCGCTACCGCGCGGGCAGCGCCTCGGTCGACGATCTCCTGGCCGCCGAACGCGCGAAACGAGAGCCCAGCTGA
- a CDS encoding DUF3073 domain-containing protein, translating into MGRGRAKAKQTKVARELKYSSHATDFDALQRELSGGKDDGHDSSDQFDDSSDDEYDEYRR; encoded by the coding sequence ATGGGGCGCGGCCGAGCTAAGGCCAAGCAGACGAAGGTGGCCCGGGAGCTCAAGTACAGCTCACACGCCACGGACTTCGACGCCCTACAGCGTGAGCTGTCGGGCGGCAAAGACGACGGTCACGACAGCAGTGACCAATTCGACGACTCGTCCGACGACGAGTACGACGAATACCGGCGATGA
- the ygfZ gene encoding CAF17-like 4Fe-4S cluster assembly/insertion protein YgfZ: MTPRSPILDLPGAISPPDGAVDSGVAWHWGDPFAEQRAAARKVAVVDRSHREVIAVPGEERLAWLHLVISQHVTALADGAGTEALVLDSQGRVDAHMLLAHAGDTVWIDTERGAQASGARGGQVSLLEYFQQMVFWSKVEPRDASAERAVLSLVGPETPELLARVGLPVAAGEYAVAEGADVVVRRMPWPGHDAADLLVPRAELVAWWTKLTDAGARPMGTFGFEALRVESGKPRLGVDTDEKTIPHEVNWVPSAAHVAKGCYRGQETVSKVHNVGRPPRRMLLLHLDGSADSLPDTGDAVRSSEKVVGRVGSVAQHHELGPIALALLKRSVGAGAELVAGESTQASVDPDSIPPDTPALGRVAAQGLRH; the protein is encoded by the coding sequence GTGACACCTCGCTCGCCGATCCTCGACCTGCCCGGGGCCATCTCCCCGCCGGACGGGGCGGTGGACTCGGGTGTCGCCTGGCACTGGGGCGACCCGTTCGCCGAGCAGCGGGCCGCCGCCCGCAAGGTCGCCGTCGTCGACCGGTCGCACCGCGAGGTCATCGCGGTCCCGGGCGAGGAGCGGCTGGCCTGGCTGCACCTGGTCATCTCCCAGCACGTCACCGCCCTGGCCGACGGCGCGGGCACCGAAGCGCTGGTGCTCGACAGCCAGGGCCGGGTCGACGCGCACATGCTGCTGGCCCACGCGGGCGACACGGTGTGGATCGACACCGAGCGCGGGGCGCAGGCCTCCGGCGCGCGCGGTGGTCAGGTCTCGCTGTTGGAGTACTTCCAGCAGATGGTCTTCTGGTCGAAGGTCGAGCCGCGCGACGCGAGCGCCGAGCGCGCGGTCCTGTCGCTGGTCGGCCCGGAGACCCCGGAGCTGCTGGCACGCGTCGGACTGCCCGTCGCGGCGGGCGAGTACGCCGTCGCGGAAGGTGCTGACGTCGTCGTCCGGCGGATGCCGTGGCCCGGCCACGACGCCGCCGACCTGCTGGTTCCCCGGGCCGAGCTGGTCGCGTGGTGGACCAAGCTGACCGACGCGGGCGCGCGCCCGATGGGCACGTTCGGCTTCGAGGCGTTGCGCGTGGAGTCGGGCAAGCCCCGGCTCGGCGTCGACACCGACGAGAAGACGATCCCGCACGAGGTCAACTGGGTGCCGTCGGCCGCGCACGTGGCCAAGGGCTGCTACCGCGGCCAGGAGACGGTGTCCAAGGTCCACAACGTCGGCAGGCCGCCGCGCCGGATGCTGCTGCTCCACCTCGACGGCAGCGCGGACAGCCTGCCCGACACCGGCGATGCGGTCCGCAGCAGCGAGAAGGTCGTCGGTCGGGTCGGGTCGGTCGCCCAGCACCACGAACTGGGCCCGATCGCGCTCGCCCTGCTGAAGCGGTCCGTCGGGGCCGGGGCCGAGCTGGTCGCGGGCGAGTCCACCCAGGCCTCGGTCGACCCGGACTCCATCCCGCCGGACACGCCCGCGCTGGGCCGAGTGGCGGCTCAGGGCCTCCGGCATTAA
- a CDS encoding TVP38/TMEM64 family protein — protein sequence MSGRKALIIALASLVALVVAGSLAPVPSPAEVRGWAAAAGWATPVVFLAVYAVLTVVPIPRTVFNLSAGLLLGEALGVAVAMLATGLAAWTAFLLARGLGRKWMESHLERDAVRTVNARLSGGGIAGMISLRLIPMIPFAPMNYCCGISTVRLGPFLAGTVVGSLPGTIAVVTLGDALTGTTPPALLAVYAGLALVGAVGLYAVLRRQRLRTGLAGPDLAD from the coding sequence GTGTCCGGACGAAAAGCACTGATCATCGCCCTCGCGAGCCTCGTCGCCTTGGTGGTGGCGGGATCGCTGGCGCCCGTGCCCAGTCCGGCGGAAGTGCGCGGCTGGGCGGCGGCAGCCGGGTGGGCGACCCCGGTGGTGTTCCTGGCGGTCTACGCCGTCCTGACCGTGGTGCCGATCCCGCGGACCGTGTTCAACCTCTCGGCCGGACTCCTCCTCGGCGAGGCACTGGGCGTCGCGGTGGCCATGCTCGCGACGGGCCTGGCGGCGTGGACGGCGTTCCTGCTGGCCCGCGGGCTCGGCCGCAAGTGGATGGAATCCCACCTGGAACGCGACGCGGTGCGCACGGTGAACGCGCGGCTCAGCGGGGGCGGGATCGCAGGAATGATCTCGCTGCGGCTCATCCCGATGATCCCGTTCGCCCCGATGAACTACTGCTGCGGCATCTCGACCGTCCGCCTCGGGCCGTTCCTGGCGGGCACAGTGGTCGGCAGCCTCCCCGGGACCATCGCCGTGGTGACCTTGGGCGACGCCCTCACGGGCACGACTCCGCCGGCGCTGCTGGCGGTGTACGCGGGATTGGCTCTGGTCGGAGCGGTGGGGCTGTACGCGGTCCTGCGCAGGCAGCGCCTACGTACCGGACTCGCAGGACCGGACCTAGCGGACTGA
- a CDS encoding alpha/beta fold hydrolase yields the protein MSTLFTAADGTKLAYHRRGTGPVLVCLPGGPGRASSYLGDLGGLTDSHELVFLDHRGTGDSAESADPTAYRCDRLVDDVEALRAHLGLERMNLVGHSAGGNVATLYAARFPHRLHRLVLVTPGLRAVGLDTVGFEEAIEARSAEPWFRTARPAMDAWQRAAAEGRDYAEIMPLRMAAAPFAYGQWNAVTQAHAAAEPKQRGRAAAEGFYAGFEPDTGAVREALRAVTAPVLVVAGALDPAPTPAAARALVDLFPNAEPAVLPDASHFPWVDDPKAFTEAVGESVR from the coding sequence ATGAGCACCCTGTTCACCGCCGCCGATGGCACCAAGCTCGCTTATCACCGGCGTGGGACCGGGCCGGTGCTCGTGTGCCTGCCCGGCGGGCCCGGTCGGGCCTCGTCTTATCTCGGTGATCTCGGCGGCCTGACCGACAGCCATGAACTGGTGTTCCTGGACCACCGGGGAACCGGGGACTCGGCGGAGTCCGCAGACCCGACCGCGTACCGCTGCGATCGTCTTGTCGACGACGTGGAGGCGCTGCGGGCGCACCTCGGGCTTGAGCGAATGAACCTCGTCGGGCACTCGGCGGGCGGCAACGTCGCCACCCTCTATGCGGCCCGCTTTCCACACCGGCTCCACCGGCTGGTGTTGGTCACGCCCGGTCTCCGCGCGGTCGGACTCGACACAGTCGGGTTCGAGGAGGCGATCGAAGCCAGGTCCGCCGAACCGTGGTTCCGCACCGCCCGGCCCGCCATGGACGCCTGGCAGCGGGCCGCCGCCGAGGGCCGGGACTACGCGGAGATCATGCCGCTGAGGATGGCCGCGGCACCGTTCGCCTACGGGCAGTGGAACGCGGTCACGCAGGCCCATGCCGCGGCCGAGCCGAAGCAGCGTGGCCGCGCCGCGGCCGAGGGGTTCTACGCGGGATTCGAGCCCGACACGGGCGCCGTCCGCGAAGCGCTGCGCGCGGTGACGGCGCCGGTCCTGGTGGTCGCGGGTGCGCTGGATCCGGCGCCGACCCCAGCCGCCGCGCGCGCTCTTGTCGATCTCTTCCCCAACGCCGAGCCCGCGGTGCTGCCGGATGCGAGCCACTTCCCCTGGGTGGACGACCCGAAGGCGTTCACCGAAGCGGTCGGCGAGTCAGTCCGCTAG
- a CDS encoding NADH:flavin oxidoreductase/NADH oxidase yields the protein MSLLFSPLTLRSVTLPNRVVVSPMCQYSARDGLPNDWHLVHLGSRAVGGAGLVFAEATAVEPEGRISPEDTGLWSSEHVEAWRPITAFIAAHGAVPGIQLAHAGRKASTYSPFAGHGGVADADGGWTPVAPTTDAFVPEYRVPVALDEAGIAAIVTRFAQAARHAVEAGFKVVEIHAAHGYLLHEFLSPLSNTRADGYGGSFEGRTRFAVEVVRAVREAVGEDVPVFVRISASDWTEGGLTVDDSVEISRVLAEAGADLIDVSSGGNVPHAKITTGPGYQVAFADAIKRKADVLTASVGEITDARQAEGVLADGSADLVLVGRELLRDPYWALRAATELGDSAAVPAQYRSVSY from the coding sequence GTGAGCCTGCTGTTCAGCCCGCTGACCTTGCGCTCGGTCACCCTGCCCAACCGGGTCGTGGTCAGCCCCATGTGCCAGTACTCCGCGCGCGACGGCCTGCCGAACGACTGGCACCTGGTGCATCTGGGTTCCCGGGCGGTCGGCGGGGCGGGCCTGGTGTTCGCCGAGGCCACCGCGGTCGAGCCCGAAGGCCGGATCTCGCCGGAGGACACCGGGCTCTGGTCGAGCGAGCACGTCGAGGCGTGGCGGCCGATCACCGCGTTCATCGCCGCGCACGGCGCCGTGCCGGGCATCCAACTGGCGCACGCGGGCCGCAAGGCCTCCACCTACAGCCCGTTCGCCGGTCACGGTGGGGTGGCCGACGCCGACGGCGGCTGGACCCCGGTCGCGCCGACGACCGACGCCTTCGTCCCCGAGTACCGCGTTCCCGTGGCGCTCGACGAGGCCGGGATCGCCGCCATCGTGACCAGGTTCGCCCAGGCCGCGCGGCACGCCGTCGAGGCGGGGTTCAAGGTCGTCGAGATCCACGCCGCCCACGGCTACCTGCTGCACGAGTTCCTCTCGCCGCTGTCCAACACCCGCGCGGACGGCTACGGCGGCTCCTTCGAGGGCCGGACGCGGTTCGCCGTCGAGGTGGTGCGCGCGGTGCGCGAGGCGGTCGGCGAGGACGTGCCGGTGTTCGTCCGGATCTCCGCGTCGGACTGGACCGAGGGCGGGCTGACCGTCGACGACAGCGTGGAGATCTCGCGGGTGCTGGCCGAGGCGGGAGCGGACCTGATCGACGTCTCCAGCGGCGGCAACGTCCCGCACGCCAAGATCACCACCGGACCCGGCTACCAGGTGGCGTTCGCCGACGCGATCAAGCGCAAGGCCGACGTGCTGACCGCGTCGGTCGGGGAGATCACCGACGCGCGCCAGGCGGAGGGGGTGCTGGCGGACGGATCGGCCGACCTGGTGCTCGTCGGACGGGAATTGCTTCGGGATCCCTACTGGGCGCTCCGTGCGGCCACCGAACTCGGTGACAGTGCGGCCGTGCCCGCCCAGTACCGGAGTGTCTCGTACTGA
- a CDS encoding sterol carrier family protein, whose protein sequence is MPGRKRVDPAELRTAVRAWRDAGDQPPRPVLAAAVRLSLRTLEDIAPGRSVEVRVPPFAAVQCVEGPRHTRGTPPNVIETDPTTWLALATGELSWPDAVLTGRVTASGARADLSALLPLLSIE, encoded by the coding sequence TTGCCCGGCCGCAAACGTGTCGATCCCGCCGAGCTCCGCACCGCGGTGCGGGCTTGGCGGGACGCGGGCGACCAGCCGCCCCGACCGGTCCTCGCGGCCGCGGTCCGGCTGAGCCTGCGCACCCTGGAGGACATCGCTCCCGGCCGCAGCGTCGAAGTGCGGGTACCGCCCTTCGCCGCCGTCCAGTGCGTCGAAGGCCCACGCCACACCCGAGGGACACCGCCCAACGTGATCGAGACCGACCCGACCACCTGGCTCGCCCTCGCCACCGGCGAACTGTCGTGGCCCGACGCGGTGTTGACCGGCCGGGTCACCGCCTCGGGCGCCCGCGCCGACCTCTCGGCGCTGCTCCCGTTGCTCAGCATCGAATGA